A stretch of Enterobacter cloacae complex sp. ECNIH7 DNA encodes these proteins:
- the tsaC gene encoding L-threonylcarbamoyladenylate synthase type 1 TsaC, whose amino-acid sequence MNNNLPSGSIAHAVDVLKKEEVIAYPTEAVFGVGCDPDSETAVSRLLALKQRPVEKGLILIAANYEQLKPYIDDSMLTPAQRETIFSAWPGPVTFVFPAQPTTPRWLTGRFDSLAVRVTDHPLVVELCLAFGKPLVSTSANLTGLPPCRTTEEVLAQFGNDFPVAVGETGGRLNPSEIRDALTGERFRQG is encoded by the coding sequence GTGAATAATAACCTGCCATCAGGCTCCATTGCGCATGCTGTGGACGTACTGAAAAAAGAAGAAGTCATCGCCTATCCAACTGAAGCTGTTTTTGGAGTCGGTTGCGATCCTGACAGCGAGACGGCCGTGAGCCGACTGCTTGCTTTAAAACAAAGACCCGTTGAGAAAGGGCTGATTTTGATCGCTGCGAATTACGAGCAGCTTAAACCCTATATCGATGACTCCATGCTGACGCCGGCGCAGCGCGAGACTATCTTCTCCGCGTGGCCTGGCCCGGTGACCTTCGTTTTCCCGGCGCAGCCGACAACGCCTCGCTGGTTAACCGGACGTTTTGATTCCCTCGCCGTTCGCGTAACTGACCATCCGCTGGTGGTTGAGCTGTGTCTGGCATTTGGTAAACCGCTGGTCTCAACCAGCGCCAACTTGACCGGATTGCCACCTTGCCGGACAACCGAAGAAGTACTGGCGCAGTTCGGGAATGACTTCCCAGTCGCTGTCGGTGAAACGGGAGGGCGCCTGAATCCGTCTGAAATTCGCGATGCTTTGACCGGCGAACGTTTTCGCCAGGGGTAA
- the smg gene encoding DUF494 family protein Smg, producing MFDVLMYLFETYIHNEAEMRVDQDKLTQDLTDAGFEREDIYNALMWLEKLADYQEGLAEPMQLASDPLSVRIYTAEECERLDASCRGFILFLEQIQVLNLETREMVIERVMALDTAEFELEDLKWVILMVLFNIPGCENAYQQMEELLFEVNEGMLH from the coding sequence ATGTTCGACGTACTGATGTATTTGTTTGAGACTTACATCCATAACGAAGCAGAAATGCGAGTGGATCAGGACAAATTGACACAGGATCTTACCGATGCGGGGTTTGAGCGGGAAGATATCTATAATGCGTTGATGTGGCTGGAAAAACTGGCTGATTATCAGGAAGGCCTCGCCGAACCGATGCAGCTTGCTTCTGACCCATTGTCAGTACGCATTTATACCGCGGAAGAGTGTGAAAGGCTGGACGCCAGCTGCCGGGGGTTCATCTTATTCCTTGAGCAGATTCAGGTGCTGAACCTCGAAACGAGAGAAATGGTGATAGAGCGCGTCATGGCGCTGGATACAGCAGAATTTGAACTGGAAGATCTCAAGTGGGTGATCCTGATGGTTCTGTTTAATATCCCGGGCTGTGAAAACGCCTATCAGCAAATGGAAGAATTACTCTTTGAAGTGAATGAAGGTATGCTGCACTAA
- the dprA gene encoding DNA-protecting protein DprA: MTSTEIWLRLIHTGSLCGDVMLEAAARLQKQEHLNVLVARNAGLTAKQVERFFALDESELERSLMWLEQPGHHLLTANHPLYPPLLRTIPDYPGALFIKGNPEALNTVQLAVVGSRAPSWYGERWGKILCEQLSQSGFTITSGLACGIDGVAHSAALSVKGRSVAVLGNGLFSIYPRRHQALAMRLIESDGAIVSEFPLSAQPRPANFPRRNRIISGLSKGVLVVEAARRSGSLVTARCALEQGREVFALPGPIGNPGCEGPHWLIKQGATPVTEVGDILENLQYGLQWLQEDPEKRQYSSDQGKVALPFPKLLANVGDEVTPVDVVAERAGQPVPVTVAQLLELELAGWIAAVPGGYVRLRRACHVRRTDVFV, translated from the coding sequence AATATGGCTACGGCTAATACACACAGGGTCGCTGTGTGGTGATGTAATGCTGGAAGCGGCTGCGCGACTGCAGAAGCAGGAACACCTCAACGTGCTCGTGGCCAGAAACGCCGGGCTGACAGCAAAGCAGGTTGAACGCTTCTTTGCACTCGATGAGAGCGAGCTGGAACGTAGCCTTATGTGGCTTGAGCAGCCGGGACATCATTTATTAACGGCCAACCATCCCCTTTATCCTCCTTTGCTCCGCACGATTCCTGATTATCCCGGGGCGTTATTCATAAAAGGTAATCCTGAGGCGCTTAATACGGTTCAGCTGGCGGTGGTAGGCAGTCGTGCGCCGTCATGGTACGGCGAGCGATGGGGGAAAATCCTGTGCGAACAACTGTCGCAAAGCGGTTTCACGATCACCAGCGGGCTGGCCTGCGGTATTGACGGCGTAGCCCACAGCGCGGCGCTTTCAGTTAAGGGACGAAGCGTAGCGGTGCTGGGGAACGGTCTTTTTAGCATTTATCCACGCCGGCATCAGGCACTGGCGATGCGGCTTATCGAATCTGACGGCGCTATAGTGTCTGAGTTTCCGCTTTCCGCACAGCCCAGGCCGGCAAACTTTCCGCGTCGTAATCGGATTATCAGCGGGCTTAGCAAAGGCGTGCTGGTGGTTGAAGCGGCGCGCCGAAGCGGTTCGCTGGTCACGGCGCGATGCGCGCTCGAACAGGGGAGAGAAGTCTTCGCCTTGCCTGGTCCGATAGGTAATCCCGGATGCGAGGGGCCCCACTGGCTTATTAAGCAAGGGGCAACGCCGGTAACGGAAGTAGGAGATATTCTTGAAAATTTGCAATATGGGTTGCAATGGCTGCAGGAAGATCCCGAAAAGCGACAATATTCATCAGATCAGGGAAAGGTGGCATTGCCATTTCCCAAGCTCCTGGCTAACGTAGGAGATGAGGTAACACCTGTTGACGTTGTCGCTGAACGTGCCGGCCAACCTGTGCCAGTAACGGTAGCACAGCTACTCGAACTGGAGTTAGCAGGGTGGATCGCAGCTGTACCCGGCGGCTATGTCCGATTAAGGAGGGCATGCCATGTTCGACGTACTGATGTATTTGTTTGA
- a CDS encoding DNA topoisomerase family protein, producing the protein MAKSALFTVHKNEPCPQCGAELVIRSGKHGPFLGCSHYPECDYVRPLKSQADGHIVKILEGQYCPLCGGELALRQGRFGMFIGCSRYPECEHTEQIDKPDETAIACPQCQRGQLVQRRSRYGKTFHSCDRYPECQFVINFKPVAGTCPHCNYPLLIEKKTAQGMKRFCASKQCGKPVTADQNSE; encoded by the coding sequence ATGGCCAAATCAGCACTATTCACGGTGCATAAAAACGAGCCCTGCCCGCAGTGCGGGGCTGAACTTGTTATTCGGTCCGGGAAACACGGCCCGTTTCTCGGTTGTTCACACTATCCGGAATGTGATTATGTCCGTCCCCTGAAAAGCCAGGCTGATGGACATATCGTTAAAATTCTGGAGGGTCAGTATTGCCCACTCTGCGGTGGTGAATTAGCCCTGCGGCAGGGGCGTTTCGGCATGTTTATTGGATGTAGCCGCTACCCGGAATGTGAGCATACGGAACAAATCGATAAGCCTGATGAAACGGCAATTGCGTGCCCACAGTGTCAGCGCGGTCAGTTGGTACAGCGCCGCTCCCGTTATGGTAAGACTTTCCATTCGTGCGATCGCTACCCCGAATGCCAGTTCGTTATCAATTTTAAACCGGTAGCGGGAACCTGCCCTCATTGCAATTATCCGCTACTTATAGAGAAGAAAACCGCGCAAGGCATGAAACGCTTCTGCGCCAGTAAACAATGTGGAAAGCCGGTTACGGCGGATCAAAATAGTGAATAA